In Spiroplasma litorale, a single genomic region encodes these proteins:
- a CDS encoding DDE-type integrase/transposase/recombinase, which translates to MDNEITIRKLCKIRKLGKSTYYDWIKDKKPKFRHIDYELLSNIEKSFIDSGKTYGSSRLAIDLNNICSHKKVRRYMFFSNFKVNNYKNPKKTTNHIEKVGKYERLIKTNADLKKFGDVFSVDITEKVINKSRLYTCGFYNIKQKKIYGLITKTSKGISLVVESFLKMVDEFGVFKPNSVIHSDNGSEFKSYIYKLMLINFDLNISMSRVGKSTDNGYIEGFWSVLKREAIIENKKYTSIEEYIYIFNLYSKFYNERRIKL; encoded by the coding sequence ATGGATAATGAAATAACAATAAGAAAACTTTGCAAAATAAGAAAACTAGGTAAATCAACATATTATGATTGAATTAAAGATAAAAAACCAAAGTTTAGACATATAGATTATGAATTACTATCAAATATTGAGAAAAGTTTTATCGATTCTGGGAAAACATATGGTTCAAGTAGATTAGCAATTGATTTAAACAATATATGCTCTCATAAAAAAGTAAGAAGATATATGTTTTTTTCAAATTTTAAAGTAAATAATTACAAAAACCCAAAGAAAACAACAAATCACATAGAAAAAGTTGGTAAATATGAGAGATTAATAAAAACAAACGCAGATTTGAAAAAATTTGGCGATGTTTTTAGTGTTGACATAACAGAAAAAGTTATTAATAAATCAAGACTTTACACTTGTGGTTTTTATAATATTAAGCAGAAAAAAATTTATGGATTAATTACAAAGACATCAAAAGGTATATCACTTGTTGTTGAATCATTTTTAAAAATGGTTGATGAGTTTGGAGTTTTTAAACCAAATAGCGTTATTCACTCTGATAATGGTTCAGAGTTTAAATCCTATATATATAAATTAATGTTGATAAATTTTGACTTAAATATAAGCATGTCTAGAGTTGGTAAATCAACTGATAACGGTTATATAGAGGGTTTTTGAAGTGTATTAAAAAGAGAAGCTATAATAGAGAACAAAAAATATACATCGATTGAAGAATATATATACATTTTTAATTTATACTCAAAATTTTATAATGAAAGGAGAATAAAGTTATAA
- a CDS encoding ABC transporter permease — MLLFKNGLRKLLKDYTQFTIYIVLIFVSVIFTSTFGIVASNLISSNDNISKNFKGFDYSYRFNSSGYKSNDTQTFSPWFAFNTELVKNNSKISEENMPTLNFGNDKALQEYYFNPYCENSFSEDCYDSSVYSKDGKKNINFHFGDVEGIDPPRNSHYYPSDEKAVLKMTNADKFNIVKRAKFGDLYKFNLDSTFFKESLIGKLYAKFNNFDYEFNNLSKEAKKSALDIFDFMFYLNNSFVTYSIKKEILDIYNTQDKIEEKIEKINSHVNQGFNKKGEKNDVYYTNSNLQKFTKEEKALYNKYASVYIRNYESEEFFKTLEHQEGYIINSKHLTSRNWFDSFMEVLGDLTNFDTTITNEVVMWGLDGEKYRYISSFYNTKIDNKYKVEFYNSELNTIYEKIDGDDVFTENSYLTSLGHYRNSTLSLGKSYNIFPGDIKDEQKYRLDGIMTNALNLYPTIYEEDLMVNQENSAIFYISTSLYGRRFRTNSNDQNYIDPSKYQDVSRVYLKYHDEEKTNVSEDVDTYKLYLADNILNLGKIVEQIKNPENELKTSLSRANIQSFDELTTLKLRSSLFNKIVKIFYWIAIVFSFLFVISLCFVIQRLFKKVMDSQRSQIGNLKSLGYSNMKIVFNYIAYMCIPVFLIVPVGWGVSLFVQKILNVIFATYFEIPETFSVNWIALLAEFGFFLCLISIMVFLVSYFKIRQSPLKLLEPPNNAKPRLFLTKIFSKFKFISFKSKLRNIIFASSFKDLISFFFVMFLSTIVLSISTITPNILKEMSTEYYKNMNYNNEYGFSENVSNNPFSRYAFYNSNYKIASVNNDASIFNIQIQDKKTNKYHSLIDPGEVSYWKSNSNLFAEYIQDAFLYNLATFKGTLVSPAVLENVIDLSKQIDATTHNVVSQFTNTFACRILPQLFNQQEITDEKDFNNCIKSISGNILPSSIKERWDRNEDNYKNFSFNFSKIPFNKEKDSLYTKVNVQLNKKDGIDAIGYGIDLNNKSNLNLKNKDIIKYSENQKDIPIIINRKLQLQGYSVGSYLNSKLSHDYLTIIDNNKSPLIVDKDWWSLENSNSSIWDVNLSKLTYWKETNNLSNFYYEEDGDRKEFVNPKNILLKLPKSQVNNEEVSKINEEYTKYSNKKIKEDSSYYYINPFDIYIYEDDGVTTMPLFNQLVQTGLTNSWLNIALKNSVITNTTFYDDIKNLKIVGVDDFYDGYKFYFDQLNANKLLGYNNFDSVLNIDGQTKINIWSNAKISTNETNSDQLEKIILNPDSGNNTMAGFIDYMKQAINQSDSINTKKDAINKLLSSVISIATIFISISMIAATIVIFLITDIFIGRYKTFMANMRIFGYSMREINSIIIWIFLPIAFIASLLAIGAVILLIYLIIPEILVSVNIAVPMIFNYVLIPGVFLLSLTMFLISYISIIFGVSKIRLASLIGNES; from the coding sequence ATGTTACTTTTTAAAAATGGTTTAAGAAAACTCTTAAAAGACTACACACAATTTACTATTTATATAGTATTGATTTTTGTGTCAGTTATTTTTACTTCAACATTTGGTATTGTTGCAAGTAATTTAATATCTTCAAACGACAATATATCAAAAAATTTTAAAGGTTTTGATTACTCATATAGATTCAATTCTAGTGGATATAAATCGAACGACACACAAACTTTTAGTCCTTGATTTGCATTTAATACTGAATTAGTTAAAAACAATTCTAAAATTTCTGAAGAAAATATGCCAACATTAAATTTTGGTAACGATAAAGCTTTACAAGAATATTATTTTAATCCATACTGTGAAAATTCTTTTAGTGAAGATTGTTATGATTCGTCAGTCTACTCAAAAGATGGAAAGAAAAATATTAATTTTCATTTTGGTGATGTAGAAGGAATAGACCCACCAAGAAATTCACATTATTACCCATCAGATGAAAAAGCAGTACTTAAAATGACAAATGCTGATAAATTTAATATTGTTAAAAGGGCAAAATTTGGTGATTTATATAAATTTAATCTCGATTCAACATTTTTTAAAGAATCTTTAATTGGTAAGTTATATGCAAAGTTCAATAATTTTGATTACGAATTTAATAACTTATCAAAAGAAGCAAAAAAATCTGCTTTAGATATTTTTGATTTTATGTTCTATTTAAACAATTCTTTTGTAACTTATTCAATAAAAAAAGAAATACTTGATATATACAATACGCAAGACAAAATTGAAGAAAAAATTGAAAAAATAAATAGTCATGTAAATCAAGGTTTTAACAAAAAAGGTGAAAAGAATGATGTATACTATACAAATTCTAATTTACAAAAGTTTACAAAAGAAGAAAAAGCTTTATACAATAAATATGCTTCAGTTTATATAAGAAATTATGAATCTGAAGAGTTTTTTAAAACTTTAGAACATCAAGAAGGATATATTATAAATAGTAAACACTTAACTTCAAGAAATTGATTTGATTCATTTATGGAAGTATTAGGTGATCTAACCAATTTTGATACAACAATTACAAATGAAGTTGTTATGTGAGGATTGGATGGAGAAAAATATAGATATATTTCTAGTTTTTATAATACTAAAATTGATAATAAATATAAAGTGGAATTCTATAATTCTGAACTTAATACTATTTATGAAAAAATTGATGGAGATGATGTATTTACAGAGAACTCATATCTAACTTCTCTAGGGCACTATAGAAATAGCACTTTAAGTTTGGGTAAAAGTTATAATATTTTTCCTGGCGACATTAAAGATGAGCAAAAATATCGACTAGATGGAATAATGACAAACGCTTTAAATCTTTATCCTACAATTTATGAAGAAGATTTAATGGTTAATCAAGAAAATAGTGCAATATTTTATATTTCAACTAGCTTATATGGTAGAAGGTTTAGAACTAATTCAAATGATCAAAATTATATTGATCCTTCTAAATATCAAGATGTATCAAGAGTATATTTAAAATATCATGATGAAGAAAAAACAAATGTATCTGAAGATGTTGATACATATAAATTATATTTAGCAGATAACATACTTAATTTGGGTAAAATTGTAGAACAAATAAAAAATCCTGAAAATGAATTAAAAACAAGTCTTTCCAGAGCAAATATTCAAAGCTTTGATGAATTAACTACTTTAAAACTTAGATCTTCATTATTTAATAAAATTGTAAAAATCTTTTATTGAATAGCAATTGTGTTTAGTTTCTTGTTTGTAATATCTCTTTGTTTTGTAATACAAAGACTATTTAAAAAAGTAATGGATTCACAAAGATCTCAAATAGGAAATTTAAAATCACTTGGTTATTCAAATATGAAAATAGTTTTTAATTATATTGCATATATGTGTATACCTGTTTTCTTAATTGTTCCAGTCGGTTGAGGGGTAAGTTTATTTGTTCAAAAAATATTGAATGTCATTTTTGCAACATATTTTGAAATACCTGAAACATTCTCGGTAAACTGGATAGCATTACTTGCTGAATTTGGATTTTTCCTTTGTTTAATAAGTATAATGGTATTTTTAGTGAGTTACTTTAAAATAAGACAATCACCATTAAAACTTTTAGAACCACCAAATAATGCAAAACCAAGATTATTTTTAACTAAAATCTTTTCAAAATTTAAATTTATCTCATTTAAATCAAAACTTAGAAATATAATATTTGCATCTTCTTTTAAAGATTTGATATCGTTTTTCTTTGTTATGTTCTTATCAACAATTGTTTTATCTATTTCTACAATTACTCCAAATATATTGAAAGAAATGTCAACAGAATACTATAAAAATATGAATTATAATAACGAGTACGGATTCTCTGAAAATGTATCAAATAACCCATTTTCAAGATATGCTTTCTATAATTCTAATTATAAAATCGCATCTGTTAATAATGATGCTTCAATATTCAATATTCAAATCCAAGACAAAAAAACTAATAAATATCATTCGCTTATAGATCCTGGTGAAGTTAGTTATTGAAAATCAAATAGTAATTTATTTGCAGAATATATACAAGATGCATTTCTTTATAATTTAGCTACTTTTAAAGGTACTTTAGTTTCGCCAGCTGTTTTAGAAAATGTAATTGATTTATCTAAGCAAATTGATGCAACAACACACAATGTAGTATCACAATTTACAAATACTTTTGCATGTAGAATATTACCTCAATTATTTAATCAGCAAGAAATAACTGATGAAAAGGATTTTAATAATTGTATTAAATCAATATCTGGTAATATTCTACCTTCTTCAATAAAAGAGCGATGAGATAGAAATGAAGATAATTATAAAAATTTTAGTTTTAATTTCTCAAAAATACCATTTAATAAAGAAAAAGATAGTTTATATACAAAAGTTAATGTCCAATTGAATAAAAAAGATGGCATTGATGCAATTGGTTATGGAATAGATTTGAATAATAAATCAAATTTAAATTTGAAAAATAAAGATATAATTAAATACTCAGAAAATCAAAAAGATATTCCTATAATAATTAATAGAAAATTACAGCTACAAGGTTATAGTGTCGGGTCTTACTTAAATTCAAAACTTAGTCATGATTATTTAACTATAATTGATAATAATAAAAGTCCATTGATTGTTGATAAAGATTGATGATCTTTAGAAAACTCGAATAGTAGTATATGGGATGTAAATCTTTCAAAATTAACTTATTGAAAAGAAACTAATAATCTATCAAACTTTTATTATGAAGAAGATGGCGATAGAAAAGAATTTGTAAACCCTAAAAATATTTTGTTAAAACTTCCTAAATCTCAAGTTAACAATGAAGAAGTATCTAAAATAAATGAAGAATACACAAAGTATTCAAACAAAAAAATCAAAGAAGATAGTAGTTATTATTACATTAATCCATTTGACATATATATTTATGAAGATGATGGCGTTACAACAATGCCGTTGTTTAATCAATTAGTTCAAACAGGTTTAACAAACAGTTGATTAAATATTGCTTTAAAAAATTCAGTAATTACTAATACAACTTTCTATGATGATATAAAAAACTTAAAAATAGTTGGTGTTGATGATTTTTATGATGGATATAAATTTTATTTCGATCAACTTAATGCTAACAAATTGCTTGGTTATAATAACTTTGATTCTGTTTTAAATATTGATGGTCAAACTAAAATAAACATTTGATCTAATGCAAAGATAAGTACAAATGAAACTAATTCAGACCAATTAGAAAAAATAATATTAAATCCTGATTCAGGAAATAATACAATGGCTGGATTTATTGATTATATGAAGCAAGCTATAAATCAAAGTGATTCAATTAATACAAAAAAAGATGCAATAAATAAATTATTGTCATCTGTAATATCGATTGCGACTATTTTTATATCTATTTCGATGATTGCTGCAACTATTGTAATTTTCTTGATTACAGATATATTTATTGGTAGATACAAAACATTTATGGCAAATATGCGAATATTTGGTTATTCAATGAGAGAAATAAATTCTATTATAATATGGATATTCTTACCAATTGCATTTATTGCATCATTGCTTGCAATTGGAGCTGTTATTCTGCTTATTTATTTAATTATTCCAGAAATATTAGTTAGTGTTAATATAGCTGTTCCAATGATATTTAATTATGTTTTAATACCTGGGGTGTTCTTATTATCATTAACAATGTTCTTAATCTCATATATTTCAATAATATTTGGTGTTTCAAAAATAAGACTTGCCAGTTTAATTGGAAATGAGTCATAA
- a CDS encoding transposase, translating to MKRYTKEEKIKICKLFLESNSKYEDFSKCYKLSSISLRNWVKNYNLFGDGAFDNSKTHLEEKLRSLQKENKKLKKTT from the coding sequence ATGAAAAGATACACTAAGGAAGAAAAAATAAAAATATGTAAATTATTTTTAGAGAGCAATTCTAAATATGAAGATTTTTCAAAATGCTATAAACTATCATCGATTAGTTTAAGAAATTGAGTTAAAAACTATAATTTATTCGGAGACGGAGCTTTTGATAATTCAAAAACACATTTAGAAGAAAAACTTAGAAGCTTACAAAAAGAAAATAAAAAGCTAAAAAAAACAACTTAA
- a CDS encoding DUF2130 domain-containing protein produces the protein MNLFFNCPNCGHKITEEDFDKNEKILANLKTIFDNHREEYIKSIKKQLTEEFKDSQKIEIDKQLALKENEFNKEKQKEIDKLNLLIKNQEIELNNAKSNFEVLLSKKEIEINSNKQKEIDQLKDTISKLNILVENNKSTLENTILEKEALFNKTKQIELEKLNKIINDQNIELTNSNIKLEKILAEKQAEFLQKQKEIENKYEYEIKTYNDKILQLEIANATNKVIQNKTKGENFEHDVHGELLKVFEEDRVTKITSQDKKADYLQEVILDSKLIGKIVYEVKNAEWSNVWEKKLIEDMAKQGSKYGIIVATSFNKKYPGIPFKKSDLNPNIYLSDPDNFVFIGQIIRSIIKIENKYESQKLITNYDEKIKEFNNWKEIHLPKLLKIFEDSFERIKENESSILKRVDDIRIAREKMQNNALHNIREYIEGLIF, from the coding sequence ATGAATTTATTTTTTAATTGCCCTAACTGTGGGCATAAAATTACAGAAGAAGATTTTGATAAAAATGAAAAAATTTTAGCAAATTTAAAAACAATATTTGATAACCACAGAGAAGAATATATAAAGAGTATCAAAAAACAATTAACTGAAGAATTTAAAGATAGTCAAAAAATTGAAATTGACAAACAACTTGCTTTAAAAGAAAATGAATTTAATAAAGAAAAACAAAAAGAAATTGATAAACTAAATTTATTAATTAAAAATCAAGAAATAGAACTAAATAATGCAAAATCAAATTTCGAAGTATTATTGTCAAAAAAAGAAATTGAAATTAATAGTAACAAACAAAAAGAAATTGATCAATTAAAAGATACAATTTCTAAATTAAATATTTTAGTAGAAAATAACAAAAGTACTCTTGAAAACACTATTCTTGAAAAAGAAGCATTATTTAATAAAACTAAACAAATAGAGCTTGAAAAACTAAATAAAATAATAAATGACCAAAATATAGAACTGACAAATAGCAATATTAAACTTGAAAAAATTTTAGCGGAAAAACAAGCCGAGTTTCTTCAAAAACAAAAAGAAATTGAGAATAAGTATGAATATGAAATTAAAACATATAATGATAAAATATTGCAATTAGAAATAGCAAATGCAACAAATAAAGTTATACAAAATAAAACAAAAGGAGAAAATTTTGAGCACGACGTTCATGGCGAATTGCTTAAGGTTTTTGAAGAAGATAGAGTTACAAAAATAACTTCTCAAGATAAAAAAGCTGATTATTTACAAGAAGTAATTTTAGACTCAAAACTAATAGGTAAAATTGTTTATGAAGTTAAAAATGCAGAGTGAAGTAATGTGTGAGAAAAAAAACTTATTGAAGACATGGCAAAACAAGGTTCAAAATATGGAATTATAGTCGCCACATCCTTCAATAAAAAATACCCAGGTATTCCATTTAAAAAATCAGATTTAAATCCTAATATTTACCTTAGTGATCCTGATAACTTTGTCTTTATAGGTCAAATAATTAGAAGTATTATAAAAATAGAAAATAAATATGAATCTCAAAAGTTAATCACAAACTATGATGAAAAAATTAAAGAGTTTAATAATTGAAAAGAAATACATTTACCAAAATTACTAAAAATATTTGAAGATAGTTTTGAAAGAATAAAGGAAAATGAATCAAGTATTTTAAAACGTGTAGATGATATAAGAATTGCACGTGAAAAAATGCAAAATAATGCACTTCATAATATTAGAGAATACATTGAAGGACTAATTTTTTAA
- a CDS encoding DUF7941 domain-family protein, with the protein MKKLLSLIATLGLISTSGTVVVSCNSDDKASDGNATTTKTDLSKLNTKQLGNKEGTTDFPTIDLIVSAINNKNSNYGLKTSDVVIDGTQSIKTIKLKALDASTKFTGSVEVTYSYSKISAKDLSGLPTKELGNFEGEAELPTLDEIVKQINKINDNYGLTSSEVEVDGQISATKTKIKALSTSTKFTGSVEVEYVYTKLNIKDLSTLPIKSLGDIGGIKDLPVLSEIITPINSKNDDWEPKKAEVELEGNPTKQKATLKAKSGSKYFSGKVEIDYSYFKKQNIGDIKAKDLGDIIGKTDLMTSIDLVEIVEVINLKNPGFEI; encoded by the coding sequence ATGAAAAAATTATTAAGTTTAATAGCAACTTTAGGATTAATATCAACAAGTGGAACTGTTGTTGTTTCATGTAATAGTGATGATAAGGCGTCAGATGGAAATGCCACAACAACCAAAACAGATTTATCAAAATTAAATACAAAGCAACTTGGTAACAAAGAGGGGACAACTGATTTTCCAACAATAGACCTAATTGTTAGTGCTATAAATAATAAAAACTCAAATTATGGTTTAAAAACAAGTGATGTAGTAATTGATGGAACTCAATCAATTAAAACTATAAAATTAAAAGCTTTAGATGCTTCTACAAAATTTACAGGAAGTGTTGAGGTTACATATAGTTATTCAAAAATTAGTGCCAAAGACCTAAGTGGGCTTCCAACAAAAGAATTGGGAAATTTCGAAGGAGAAGCAGAGTTACCTACTTTAGATGAAATTGTTAAACAAATTAACAAAATTAATGATAACTACGGTTTAACTTCTTCAGAAGTTGAGGTTGATGGTCAGATTTCTGCAACAAAAACAAAAATTAAAGCACTTTCAACATCTACAAAATTTACAGGAAGTGTTGAAGTTGAGTATGTTTATACAAAACTAAACATAAAAGATTTATCTACATTACCTATTAAATCTCTCGGAGATATCGGAGGAATAAAAGACTTACCAGTTTTAAGTGAAATTATTACTCCAATAAATAGTAAAAATGATGATTGAGAACCTAAAAAAGCTGAAGTTGAATTGGAAGGAAACCCAACAAAACAAAAAGCAACCTTAAAAGCTAAAAGCGGATCGAAATATTTTTCAGGAAAAGTTGAAATAGATTACAGCTACTTTAAAAAACAAAATATAGGAGATATTAAAGCAAAAGATTTAGGTGATATAATTGGTAAAACCGATTTAATGACTAGTATAGATCTTGTTGAAATTGTTGAAGTAATTAACTTAAAAAACCCAGGTTTTGAAATTTAA